In the genome of Lactuca sativa cultivar Salinas chromosome 3, Lsat_Salinas_v11, whole genome shotgun sequence, the window TATAAAcctcgatgaaggaacctcgaatATAAGGGGTAGTGGTATCGATGATGATTTTGAAGAGTTGTTAGAGGCAGTCGAAACCAAGTTATATCCTGGTTGTTCGTTTTCATTCCTTGATTTTTTAGCAAAGCTGATGCATATGAAGGTcaacaacaaatggactgatagTTCATTTGATCAACTCCTTGAGTTGTTGCATTCGGCATTTCCACCGGGCAACAAGGTTCCCCGTTCATATTATTTAGCAAAAAAGAAACTGAAGAAGTTGGGTTTAGGGTACGAGTCAATTCATGTGTGCAAAAACGATTGTTTTCTCTTCTGGAAGGAACACAAGTCATTGCAAGTTTGTCCCGTTTGTAAAGAGAGTCGGTGGATTGATAAAAACACCAAGGGCAAGAAAGTGGCTCATAAGGTGTTACGGTACTTTCCAGTGGCCCCTAGACTACGCCGTTTGTATTGTTCACGATACACTTCCAAAAATATGATATGGCATAGTACTGGGAGATCAGAAGATAATGTGATGCGTCATCCCGTTGATGGAGAGTCTTGGCAAAAATTTGATGTAGATTTCCCTGACTTCTCAAGTGAACCTCGCAACGTACGATTAGGGCTGGCAGCTGATGGCTTTAATCCATTTGGTAACATGTGTAATCCGCATAGTACGTGGCCGGTTGTACTCACCACTTACAATCTGCCACCATGGCTTTGTATGAAAGAGTCATCATTCATGTTGGCCTTGTTGATTCCCGGCCCTAAAGCGCCTGGAAAGGACATAGATGTTTTCCTTAGGCCGTTAGTGGAAGAGCTTAAGTTTTTATGGCAATCAGGCATACGCATTAAAGACGCAGCGACAAACACATTCTTCACGATGAAAGCTATGTTGTTATGGACAATAAACGACTTTCCAGCTCGTAGTAGTTTATCGGGCTGGAGCGGACAAGGGTATAGAGCATGCCCGACTTGCAATGAAGACACTCCTTCGTACCGTGCAATAAATAAAGTCGTTTATATCGGTCATCGTCGGTTCTTAGATGCTGATGATCCATTAAGgatgaatttgaaatttaatGGGCAACCAGAGACAAGACCCCCTCCGAGACACTTTACTAATGAAGACATACAAGATCAACTAGGTCGTCTAATACTTCGTAAACCGGGTAAACATCCTAACACTCTCAAAGAAAACATGGATCGGCAAGGATTCGAGTTGAACTGGTCGAAACGTAGCATATTTTTCGAGCTCGAATATTGGTCTTCTCTACAGCTGAAACACAACATAGATTTGATGCATGTCGAGAAAAATGTGGGTGAGAGTCTTTTGGGTACTTCTATGATGAATGATAAGAGTAAAGACACATCAAATGCACGTGAGGACTTGAAAAATCTGAATATCCGGCGTAATCAACGGTTGCAAAAAAAGGGTAACAAGTTCACTAGACCACATGCAAGCTACTCATTCAAGAAAGCTGACCGCAAAATCTTTTGTCAATTTATAAGAGATGTTAAATTTCCTGATGGGTTTGGATCTAACATTAGTAAGAAAGTGGTAGATAATGATACTAACATTATTGGGTTGAAATCTCATGACTATCACATTCTTATGCAACGTTTGATACCGATTGGAGTTAGAGCATTATTGGATAAAGAAACTTCTACACCAATTGTAGATCTTTGTATGTTTTTCAAGCAAATTTGCTCCAGAACACTAAAGGTGGAGGATATGAGGAAAGCAAAAGAAGACGTCATTAGAATCTTGTGCAAGTTAGAGTTGATTTATCCACCAGCGTTTTTCGACATTATGATTCATTTAGTTTTGCATTTACCAGATGAAGCGATTGCTGGAGGCCCGGTATGTATGAGATGGATGTATCCGTTTGAAAGGtatatgaaaaaactaaaaaactatgtcATAAATAAGGCGAGGCCGGAAGGTTGTATAGCTGAAGGTTATATTGCTGAAGAAGCTTTGACATTTTGTTCGATGTACCTTCGAGATGTCAATCGCCTTGAAAGAAACGAAGACGTTGTCATTGAAAAAACAAAGTTTTGGATGTTTGAGTCCAAGTGTCGACCGACGAGTGCAACGCAAATCAAACATCTTGATATAACAGAGAAACGTAATATTGAATGGTTTATATTGAATAGTTGTCAAGAAGTCAGACAATACATCGAGTAAGTGTTCTTACTTTTAATTatctttaattatttattgttacttttttccattcattaatttaatatatatatatatatatatatatatatatatacatatatatatatatatatatatatatatatatatatatatatatatatatatatttcatcaaTATAGAAAATTCAAATCTGAACATCCTGAAAGTGACGAAAAGACCGAATTTCCCAGCTGGTTTCTTGAAAAGGTAATCATAATTAACAAACAAATATCTTTCATAAATTTAATGAATCAAGAatacataacacatcaacatatgtTTAATAGGTTTATCAACTGGAAAAAGAAAACTCTCCTGAATTCCACAAAGAGTTGTCAGCCCTTTCATTGGGTTCACAAATGGATGTTTATACTTACACTGCGTGCATAGTCAACGGTGTTAGGTTTATGGTACTTAGTCGTGATGCACAACGCAAAACGCAAAACTCTGGGGTTCTAGCGGTTGGTGagaatggagagaaatattatgGCCAGTTAGAAGAGATTATGGAGGTGCAATATCCATATGATTATTCGACTGTAATATTTCGGTGCAAGTGGTTTGATACGGGAGATATTCCTGATGATAATTTCATAAGTATCGACACAGAAAAAGAAGCGTACCAAGATGATCAACTCATATATGCTTCGCAAGCCAAACAAGTGTTCTACATCCGCCAGCCTGTTAATCATCGAAGAAACCAAAACAACAACCCTCGTTGTATCGTCGAGCATGTTAATCATCGAAATATTTGGGATTTACCATCCGACAATCCTCGTGTCCAAAATGCTTACAGTGACTCTGTCCAAGATGTCGACAATGTGGAGGCCGAAAATGTTGACATAGTTCAAAACAACTCTTCATCTGGAGCTAGACTTTTTATTGAATTCTCACaatactttcaaaacaatgttgATGTAGCTCAAAACAATGCTGATTATGATGATGAAGACGAGACTGAAGTACCTCCGCCAACGGGTAGAATCGAGAATGTTTCCGATGAAGAGACTGATTATGATGATGGCGATTCTGATTATGATACGGATGAAGAAGACATTGAATTATATGATCAAGATTCTGATTAAAAAATCAATTCTTTTTGGTAATAGAAACTTTATTTGAAATGTAACTTTAATtcatattgtttgtttatgttttatttatgttgtttGTCTATATTGTATATCTTACAATTTCGCAGGGTAACTAACTTTTATTCATATTGCAGATGAGGTTTACTTGGGCAATACTCTTGGCCATGATGGCCGATGTTATGGGGCTTGGACACGGAGGTGATGGAGCCGGGGATCCACCACCTCCAGGAGGCTTTGGTCGTGGTCAGCACGAACAAGATGGTGAGTTTTATTCTGATATATttattaactatttttattattttataataagtTATCATGACTAATAGGTTTAATTGTATTTTTGCAGCCGAGCTTCCTAAAAAAAGGAGTGGCATGTCAAAAAATATTGAGTTGGGAAAGTTGATAAGGGCAAATAAAGGAAAGCCCATAGATTTGGATTTCGACAGGGAGATCACATATTCCCCTGTCGGGAAGCGTGGTAATTGGTTCACCCATGAAATTGGGAGGTATTTGTGGAACAATGTCCCTTTCAACGTATCTGGTTGGGACAATGTTTCCCCCGCTTTAAGGAACGCAGCAGTTGTTCATCTAAAGGTAACTTGGATACAATTTTAATTTTAGTTgtgattgttatttaattaactaaactTTTTGTGTTTTGCAGAATAAATTTGATTTGGATAAGGTTAACATGGATCCGGAGCGTACTCAATTGTTGTGGAGCATTGATTCAAGTCTTGCAAAATTTGATTGGGACAATGTTTCCCCCGCTTTAAGGCGTTCGGCGTCAAACAAGGAATGTCGTGCAAAACAAGTAGTTGTAAACAGAGGGGGGTCGAGCTCATACAGCAATGCATGTTTTAAAGaggtaagttatgatatatttaaatatttatttaaagtataactaatctaaattttaatgttaaataggatATCAGTCGAATCGAAGCTTTTCGTAAAGCTAATTACAATCGCCAAGGGGTATTTTATAGTCCTGCAGTCAAGCAACAATACgtaagtggttaatttgtatttttcatataagtgtttatatcgtcaaaggtatttagtaatctaatttttatgatttttattgtttttaaaaaatacaGAATGCTTTACTCGAAGAGATAAACCAACGAACTCAAGCTACTTCTGAGGCAAGCGGTCTAGCACCAACTGATATAAAAgattgttttgaaagaatattgggTGTTCGACGCGGACATATCAGAGGCATTGGGCGTAAACCCCCTACCGTTGTGTCTATGTACGATCAGCAACAACCAATGACACAAGAACAACTACAATCACAGGTAATTGTTAGTAAATGCTATAATGGAATGgtataattaattataatattattctgatatattgttaatatattttgttttttttatagttGCAAATGCTCCAAACAATACTACAGGACCCGGCTTGTTCTGCAGCATTGGAAGAGTGGTTTCGCTCATTGCCGCCACCAAATAATGGAGATGATGATGAGGACGAGTAGTTATTTTAGGATTTTATGAAACGTTTTGTAATTCGAAACAATACTAAATGTGGTATATATATGGATTAATTTTATGTATTAATATTTTGGATTGATTTTATGTATTAATATTTCTATATAAAATTATCAGATTTTTCAAATGCTATATGGATTAATATTTGGATTGATTATAAATTTAATGtgaaataaatatacaaaaaaaaaaaaatcaaaagagcATTAGCAACGACGGTAATAGTGGCGACGGCGTCCTATTAGCGGCGACAACATATTAGCGGCGACGGGCAGCATTAGCGACGACgggagtattagcggcgacaccaaGTATTTGCTGCGACATTGAGCGTATTAGCGACGAATCAATACCGGCGACGTATTTGCAGcgacatgtcgccgctaaaggtattagcggcgacaagcctaacctttagcggcgacgtgTGTCGCCGCTGTTGCCCAATCTCCTTGTAGTGTTATTTAAATGTATGAAAAACAAAGTATATTCATCTTGTTGATTACAATCTTTGATCCATTTTTTTTCTACAAATGTGTGCAAATATGATCTGTAACTTTATAATTTTTacctttaattaaaaaaacaaacaccactTTAGTATCTTCTGTGTGTCTCTTTTTAAACTTTGACACTTCATGTCACGATCAGAACCAATTAACCAAATAGTGAGAGAACGTCACTGCAACCAAGTGATCGGATAAATGACAAACATTTCAACAACTAAGAAAACATAACGCTAAAttggaaaaaaataaaataacattgtGTAaacattaaaatgaaaaaaaccgTAGTAACTTTTATGTAAAATACCCTTTTTGAAATGGTTGTTCAAGACGGTATAGTATTACCatacaaattattttataaaaaatcatttgttaAAGGTCACAACGACTAAGTCCTTGATCTTGATTTGATTTCACATAAAGTCGAGTTACTTTTTAAATTCAAGCTAAACCTTCTTTTACAAGTAACATGCATACATTCAACTCTTCGCCATGTTGTATTACTTATACAGTTATACTTCAAGATTATGAGTTGTATCATGCATGTGAGGATCAACGACTACTTCTTTACATATCTCTATAAAACCTAATGGTTCTCCTCATCAAACATCCAAATATGGCTCCTCATCTACTAATAATCGTTCTCCTTCTAGCCTTCATCTCCCACGAACCTGTAGCTATAGCACAATTTCTAGAACCTTATCCTTATACTTCCCAAGTTGCACCACTAAGAAAACATGCCGATGCTGCTACACCACTCTATAGCATTCAGATGGAGATTGCTATATGGGTATATATACCAGACATATATAAAAACTTCATTATAGACATAGACGCTCCTTTCACATGGCATGACTGCACTGTAGACTGGAATAGTTGGATTTATGAAAGCAGCAATTGCTTCGGTTGCACTCACCCGGTTTCTTGTGAAGAGTACGCATGCACAGATGTTCGCACATCTTACTCTTATGAAAGTCCTTCATGTCTTCCAGTAACCAACACTTCGACATTACCTGGTTCCGGAGACTGCATATGCCCTGTTAATGTGGTGAACCCGGTTAACAAGAAATGTGGTCAAGCCCTACTCAACTTTGACACTTTCACGTTCAGGGGTAGTGACGGGAAAAACCCTTTTTTGGATTCCTATGTTAGTCATGATAACGCGGCATGTGCTCCATCTTCTATGTTTGAGTCTTTCCCTGCTAATGTTAGTGGTGTAATGGCGTTTTCCTCATCTCGTAAAGCATTGCCGGCTTTATTATTTCAACCTTTTAATAACACTTTTGCTCTGTGTTTGCCTAGCTCTTTGTCTGCTCGTGGGGTTATGTTCTTTGGGATCGGACCATATTATCTTCTTCCGAAGTCAGATGTAGATCTAAGAAGTTTACTCTCTTATACTCCATTACTAAAAAATACCAATTCTTTTGGTTATTTTATTGGTGTCAAATCGATAACCGTTAAGGGAAGGTCGATTGATGTTTCAAAAACCACCACCAAGCTTAGTACGATTGATTCTTACACCATTCTTAGAGCAGACATTTATAAGCAAGTGGTTCGTATGTTTTCAGTTGCTACATTGGGAATCCTCCGTGCAAGGCCAGTGGCACCCTTTGCTTTTTGTTTAAAGAATCGAATTGGACATTCGCTTGCGAATTTGAAGATGCCGAATATAGTTTTGAAGCTCCAAGGTGGGAAGAAATGGAGAATATCATCAAGTAATTCCATGCAACAAGTAAGGAAAGATGTGGCTTGTCTTGCATTTGTTAATGGTGGTGCGACAAGTGAATATGGGATTGTGATCGGGACGTTTCAGATGGAAAACAATTTTCTGCTATTCGATCTAGAGAATTCAACTTTTGGGTTCAGTTCTTCTTTATTAAGCCATAAGACTTCTTGTTCGAACTTCAACTTTACCACACTTAACCATTGATGCTGCTTCAAAAGGCTTGCTAGATTACATATATATTGTGTTGGAGCTAAACCCAAAGTACAGTCATAGTAGCTGCATGCCAAAGTTGAAGACTTGAAGTTACAAAAAAAAAGTGTTATAAAACGTTTAAAAAAAGATTAACCTTATCCATTAGAGTTTCTTCCAGCGGTTTCTTCGGCACAAGTGTCGTTAAATAGTTTCCTATATTTTCAGGAGTTGTCATGCATTTTAGTTTAGGCTTTTACATTCTGTACGTACGACACGGTTGTAAAAACAGAAGGTAGATTCCCCTGTTTTCTTCTTCTGTTTATGTTTCTGCAGTAAGTTTGAATTATTTTCTATAAAAGATATTGCCTCAAGTGTTTCCATAAATTTATTCCCGAACTGGTATCAAAATTCAAAACTTaacaaaaccaattacaataatTGTATCCGGATGTAAACATTGCTCGTGCGCAAGGTTTGTGAAAATTGCTACAACCGGCTACCAAGAACTGAAGGCTATGTTGGATAATGTtgattaaattgttttcttcgtGGTTCATTGATTAAATTATGCATCTTTTGTCTTAAATAATAAAGAAGTGGGTAAAAGCTTTGACCGGATTTTAGAAGCACGTTGGGTATAAGAGTCAACCATTTATCTAGTCTTTAGTAGAATTAGTTTTTTATTAATTTCCTCATGTTGTGAAGGAACATTGTGTGGGTTTTCTTATTTCCTTTCCATCTGTAGTACTTTCTCTTTGAAGTCTATTGCCTCTCTCTTTTGTTTTCATCCCGAAACACAAACACGAAAGCGCATAAAGATGAGCCAGATATGTACATGAGATTGGTGCCATGTCTGCAAAtctgtcaaaggcatggaaggcGAAATAAATGAAGGACAAGAATAAAAGACACCCTTCGTTATGCTCTACAAGAGGAtggtaaaacaaaaaaaaaaaaaaaaaaaaaacaaaaggttcagtgggtagctggtagcgggaagctataatttttatttgttatatgagtgtctGACAAAAATAGCTGAAAACTTTTGAGATATATAAAATTatgacaattgattaaaaataaataaatatataaatatagttTGAAGGGTAATTAtgaaaattgatttcaaaagctaagtagcgttttgttaaacgctacatgaattAGCTTTTTAGATTTGGagtgttttgtttaaactaaaagttaaatGTTCGTACTAACAAAcgaaactttttgtttaaactagagtgttttgtcaaaagctaaaagtTAGAAGCTttcaaacgcttccaaaagctcaGTGCcaaacacaccccaaaaccatctTCCTCTATTTTTATGAGTGAGAATATTTTGGATGGTTTCTCACTAAATACGGATTCCTTaaaatccaaacactttttagaTGATATGTATAAAAACCTATACCaaagattttttttctttcttcctGTCCCTTTGTTAATATCACAAATACGTtttattaatttatgattaaaactATATCAAATCAAAGAGTAAAGTATTTAATGTGCACAATTAAACATGATTGTTTCTTTGACTTTGTGTAGATAGAATAACTTTTGTGTGGACGACCTCTATAAAGATTATGTCATGTCTCAAAAATACcaagtaaaaattttatttttaatgaattAAACCATTCATTCATTTTGTTCCAATAGATAATAAAAGTAATAGTATTCTCAAAACATAGAGTAAAAATCACAAGTAGCCAATGCGATATAAACTCTGGGGGATGCGGTGCAATCACGTCAGGTGTTTTCCTCTAGAGCTGGAAGTACTTCAAAAAGTTTAAACTACAaagcgtaagcacaaagcttagtgaattccccaaaataccacatacaatacaacGGACCGAGCCTAACATAGGCATGGACCCAGCCCAACATGAAAATGGGTCTAGCCCAACATGTATAAAAATGGGCTACACCCAACATgcaaatgggcccaacccaatgTACATACCAGTGGGCCTAGCCCAACACATCAATGGGTCCAACCCAACATATAATAAATAGGCTTAGCCCAaaatacacatgcaagagtcacaaagacaactagtatcctatatagtatagtgagaagactcacctgactcACGGGATCAACTAAACTACAGCTCAATGCCCCTCAGTAGATGCTACACACTAAATCCAACAATCATAACCTAAAGCCAACGTAGGTCAACAATTCAACGGTTAAAGGTCAACCTTTAAGGTCCACAACCCAAAATCATCTTAGCGAATCCCCACGTCGTGGCCTTCCATTGGCAACGTTGTGGCAATGTAAAGACAAAACAATCGAGTTTGTAACAAATTTaaaatcatgataaatttaaGCTTTTTAAAACCAACCAAATTCACAAATTATTTATAAAAGTAGTTTCAAAAGCATTTTAACGTCAGagttcccaaaatcataagtccaaaacatgaggatgtgtacggtcacgcctttgccttcccgtggttgtttgaagtatctgaaacataacccaaaactgtaagccaacgcttagtgagtgtcccccaaaataccaacacataaCCAAATAAAATATATACAATAACAGCATGTCGAgttcaatcaaccatcgggttggaataccccaggcccatcaaccatcgggttggaatgctaatacactatgggtccagtcaaccatcgggttggaataccccaaacCCTTCAACCATCTCCTTAGAATGCCAATATATAACGGGTCctatcatccttgggatggaatacccttgagcccactcaaccatcaggttggaatgcccttGGTATGTTGGCTTACACATaaagcagtaaagcctcaaccatcaacgaatatgtatagatatacaaaacatataaacatatagtcAGCCAACAGAAAAGATATCATGATactgatctaacaaatcactacaccATAATAGCATGCATAACAAGATATCGATCCAAAgggacgacattggtgccttcgacctgtaagtacagtgaggaaaaatcGCCTCACTAACTGGACAAAAGTTGATGAGGTCACGACTCCGAATCTTAGCTCGCTAATCGGCAcctaattccatcaaaatcccataatacccaaaataccctcaaggtcaaacttggtcagagTAAAAGTCAACTGAATCAACCCATccgagtcaacccaaccgagtcaactcattCAGTCTGACCCAATGCGAATATATGGAGCGTACTCCTGAGGTACATTGAGCATACTCCAAACCCTCACAAGTGATCACTATCACGATGGTTGAGCTCGTACGCAAGCATACACCAAGTGTACGAGGCGTACCCTCGCATCCTTCAAAACTCAATAAGTTCTTAATGACGTAAGTACTTATGCCCATGTTCAAATCCAAGGCTCTACATGATTGAAAGAtcaagttgcaagctttatacctttgaaGAGTTGCAAATGAATAGTAAATATTAGATCCAAAGTTCTTCACTATCCAAATATGATCTtgccttccttccttcttcttctatgcACACAGTCACACACTTTTAGGTTAGGAATGGATTTTCAAGGAGAATATGAGCTTCAAACACGaatgagagggtggaggatgataatgTGAAGGGAAATGAGGTCATAAGGACGCTTAAATAtcaaccaaaccctaaaaattagggtttcctcatttagaaagtacgcccaatgtacaatGATGTACGTGGAGCATACTACAACGCGCCTtactacgctcagcgtacaccacGTTCGCATGGCATACTCTGAAGCCTTAATTTACCAAAATGCCATTACGGCCCTTTTTGCATATATTTCTTGAACTATGGGACcaaatgaaatataaatgaattaAAAGGGTGAAATTTGAAGTACCTTATCAtcgggatgttataattctcctccACTTGATCTAgagttcgtcctcgaagtctattgCGACTTTAACTAAGGATAATGCTCCCATATCTTAGCCTTTGCTCCCAGGTTCACTCGGAGCCCCTCCATTGCCGCCACcatacctttactaaaggtatctCTTTGTTGTGCGAGACCTTCAACTTTCTTTCCAAAATAGCTACCGacctctcgacataattcagtccctcatcgacctgaatatcgttCAAGGAAACCACTGCATCCTCATCCAATACACCCTCTCGCATctaggaaacatggaaagtgatgtGAATATGACTGAGCTCCTCAGGTAGATCCAAGTTGTAtgcaaccttgccaaccctgacaATCACTCAAAAAGGCTCAATATACCAGGGACCCAATTTCTCCTCTTCCTTAAGCGTATCACACCTTTttaaggtgagaccttcagtaagaCCATATcatcgacctgaaactccaaatcgGATCGGCGccggtcggcatagctcttctgcggACTCTGAACGGTCTACAGTATCTGCCTGATCTGTTGAATAAGCTTCGTGGTTTGAAGGACTACTTTGGTCCTTCCCATAACCCTATGACCAACCTCCCCCAACAAACTAGGGTATGAAATCTCTGACCATATAAGAGCTCAAAAGGCagagcaccaatgctggagtgatgattgttgttataggagaactccacaaggggtaggtaggaatcccaactcccaccaaaatctataaCACAAGCACACAATATATTCTTAAGGGTCagtatcgtccgctcactctggtcgtcggtctgcggatgataagcagtgctgaaaCGCAACGTTGTACCTAGTTCCTCACAGAACTTCTGCAAGAAGcgggaagtgaaccgaacatcttgGTCAGAAACAATAGAggctggaaccccatggcgagcaacaaTCTCCCGAACATAAAAATCGACCAAATTTTCGGCCGAAGAACTGTCCCGGATAACCATAAAATGGTAACCTTAGTCAGTCGATCTACTCATGACCCATATAGCATGAAAACCCTTTACCGTCTGtgacaacttggtgataaaatccatctgtcacaccctaaaaccggaacaacggaaacgttctggggtggatgacgtcatgtcaagtatcacaacacatgcattatagtaatcaaagtacaacaaaacattgcattaataataatagttttacatggtttactttACAATACAATAAGGTAATAtaagtaaatataataagtacagcatggtactaagctatcttcatcaacagctccggggatgtacctgtctaatgctgacctgagaatacaagttatttgaaaagcgagtatcagcatttttacaaattctggtgagttcataagtatttagtgacattttattcaaataaccttATAATGAAATAGCttaagagatttcagtgtattagagttctttccagaaaatcttatattttctttaataacagcagccttctaccaagactgaacagagttatgtggtaaaaagtagtttttcccttaatcgctatcattatcaaaatacataatttgattattagagaaagcaagagaagtcagggaaataacatatgcctcagtagtgaggactgctgactaaggcaaaggaatcatagactccaggagagtatcaaacgAACGACACGTCTGGTTCCGTCTAACaaatggagacacagaccccagaaggtaccaaatgaaaggtacaactggtaaggtctaaaacagtgaatacagaccgcagacagtatcaaatgaaagatacattttgcaaggtcaaaacagtgtgactctgaaactgagttaccagcatacagtgtaaattgccggtgaaataccgttaccttaagaccatgaattataaggtaacccaggatactcgtaaccatactaaccgacactagagtaccagacgccctacgagCGTCatgagaatatgacatttgtcaccccttggcttggtaggccgtggactgtagctagcagtcagggttcgggggtgtcaatcccgtatagatctatacacacaatgtccgctctctctacaagagactctggttaccaactagacgacggagaaggccatgtcctgaagatgcatcccaaatagtgggtagagacttccaaatagtgggtttgtAATGTAAATGTTGAACTAGatatagagactcataactgaactgactgaagtaaacccatatgtctatgtttgtgtacata includes:
- the LOC111908463 gene encoding uncharacterized protein LOC111908463: MSIDKSWTTNPHRQSPEFQLGLDTFVERSMLHLDCKGETRCPCEKCDNRYFMNPKAMRRHVRIYGFSQSYKTWIYHGEPLIPPVVDVVSPSNEMADVIDDVMWESRENDINLDEGTSNIRGSGIDDDFEELLEAVETKLYPGCSFSFLDFLAKLMHMKVNNKWTDSSFDQLLELLHSAFPPGNKVPRSYYLAKKKLKKLGLGYESIHVCKNDCFLFWKEHKSLQVCPVCKESRWIDKNTKGKKVAHKVLRYFPVAPRLRRLYCSRYTSKNMIWHSTGRSEDNVMRHPVDGESWQKFDVDFPDFSSEPRNVRLGLAADGFNPFGNMCNPHSTWPVVLTTYNLPPWLCMKESSFMLALLIPGPKAPGKDIDVFLRPLVEELKFLWQSGIRIKDAATNTFFTMKAMLLWTINDFPARSSLSGWSGQGYRACPTCNEDTPSYRAINKVVYIGHRRFLDADDPLRMNLKFNGQPETRPPPRHFTNEDIQDQLGRLILRKPGKHPNTLKENMDRQGFELNWSKRSIFFELEYWSSLQLKHNIDLMHVEKNVGESLLGTSMMNDKSKDTSNAREDLKNLNIRRNQRLQKKGNKFTRPHASYSFKKADRKIFCQFIRDVKFPDGFGSNISKKVVDNDTNIIGLKSHDYHILMQRLIPIGVRALLDKETSTPIVDLCMFFKQICSRTLKVEDMRKAKEDVIRILCKLELIYPPAFFDIMIHLVLHLPDEAIAGGPVCMRWMYPFERYMKKLKNYVINKARPEGCIAEGYIAEEALTFCSMYLRDVNRLERNEDVVIEKTKFWMFESKCRPTSATQIKHLDITEKRNIEWFILNSCQEVRQYIE
- the LOC111883518 gene encoding chitinase CLP, whose product is MAPHLLIIVLLLAFISHEPVAIAQFLEPYPYTSQVAPLRKHADAATPLYSIQMEIAIWVYIPDIYKNFIIDIDAPFTWHDCTVDWNSWIYESSNCFGCTHPVSCEEYACTDVRTSYSYESPSCLPVTNTSTLPGSGDCICPVNVVNPVNKKCGQALLNFDTFTFRGSDGKNPFLDSYVSHDNAACAPSSMFESFPANVSGVMAFSSSRKALPALLFQPFNNTFALCLPSSLSARGVMFFGIGPYYLLPKSDVDLRSLLSYTPLLKNTNSFGYFIGVKSITVKGRSIDVSKTTTKLSTIDSYTILRADIYKQVVRMFSVATLGILRARPVAPFAFCLKNRIGHSLANLKMPNIVLKLQGGKKWRISSSNSMQQVRKDVACLAFVNGGATSEYGIVIGTFQMENNFLLFDLENSTFGFSSSLLSHKTSCSNFNFTTLNH